A genomic window from Gammaproteobacteria bacterium includes:
- a CDS encoding glycosyltransferase has product MALLIHAPNVHVGGGLRLLRDLLAALPEDCRFLQLDERVRGRVGIPAHITVSWVAPSILARLAAEGRLRAEVEPGDTVLCFHGMPPLTRLPGTIVVFVQNRILLGRGSLAGFSAFVRFRLTVERLWCRWFRGNVDRYVVQTPSMARDLQGWHGGQVAIKVAPFIGDISKPSATAKTGPDYIYIASAEPHKNHVRLIDAWVLLAQQGLFPSLLLTVDESKTQLIEQIESARTEYKANIINCGSLSHDEVLQLYASAGALVYPSLSESFGLPLVEAQAFDLPIIASELDYVRDVAEPVQSFDPCSPVSIARAVRRHMAVAGQPLVIHTAAAFFREVRTH; this is encoded by the coding sequence ATGGCCCTGTTGATCCACGCACCCAATGTTCATGTCGGTGGCGGCCTGCGCCTGCTGCGCGACCTGCTGGCGGCATTGCCGGAAGATTGTCGTTTCCTGCAGCTGGATGAACGCGTGCGTGGTCGGGTCGGGATTCCGGCACATATCACCGTGTCCTGGGTGGCGCCATCTATTCTCGCCCGCCTGGCTGCTGAAGGCCGGTTGCGCGCTGAAGTCGAGCCGGGCGATACGGTGTTGTGTTTTCATGGCATGCCACCGTTAACGCGGTTGCCGGGCACGATCGTGGTGTTTGTGCAAAACCGCATCCTGCTGGGTCGCGGCAGCCTCGCCGGCTTCAGTGCGTTTGTACGGTTTCGCCTCACCGTGGAAAGACTGTGGTGCCGCTGGTTCCGCGGCAATGTCGATCGTTACGTGGTGCAGACTCCTTCCATGGCCCGGGACCTGCAAGGCTGGCATGGCGGCCAGGTTGCCATCAAGGTTGCGCCCTTCATTGGCGATATCAGCAAGCCGTCAGCAACAGCCAAAACCGGGCCTGACTATATCTATATAGCCAGCGCCGAACCGCACAAGAACCATGTACGTTTGATTGATGCCTGGGTACTGCTGGCGCAACAAGGGCTGTTTCCGTCATTGCTGCTGACCGTCGATGAAAGCAAAACGCAGCTGATCGAACAAATCGAATCAGCGCGAACCGAATACAAAGCCAACATCATTAACTGCGGCTCGCTCAGTCATGATGAAGTGTTGCAGTTGTACGCCAGTGCCGGTGCGCTGGTATACCCGTCATTGTCCGAATCCTTCGGCCTGCCGCTGGTGGAAGCGCAGGCTTTCGATCTGCCCATTATCGCTTCCGAGCTGGATTACGTCCGCGATGTTGCCGAGCCGGTACAGAGCTTTGATCCGTGTTCACCGGTTTCCATCGCCCGCGCCGTGCGCAGGCACATGGCTGTCGCCGGGCAACCGCTGGTTATTCATACGGCAGCGGCGTTCTTCCGCGAGGTGAGAACGCATTGA
- a CDS encoding glycosyltransferase family 4 protein: MKLLIVSQYFHPERFLINDIARTLAARGHEVDVLTGKPNYPEGRYYQGYGFFGINREQWQGVNIFRLPLAARGRANAIRLIINYLSFVVSGLLLGPWALRGRRHDCVLVFANSPLLKAIPAIFVSWIKRAPLLIWVQDLWPESLTATGHVNNSLVMSLVRKVVRFIYRHADMLLVQSHAFEPSIRQLMPDAVIRYYPNSVDQVFDTPEHQPGPCPAPMADGFRVVFAGNIGSAQAPDVIVEAAAALADTPEIRLVMIGDGSKRAWMEQQAQQRGLTNLVFPGSFPLEQVPGLLAHADVLLATLNKQPIFALTIPSKIQSYMAMARPVVVSIDGEGARIVEEADCGLAVPAGDGAALAQAIRRLHATDAGQRRQLGQNGRQYYETHFGREHLMQELVTLCQQAMNRDREHNQ, encoded by the coding sequence TTGAAACTGCTGATCGTAAGCCAGTACTTTCACCCGGAACGTTTTCTGATTAATGATATCGCCCGGACACTGGCTGCGCGCGGCCATGAAGTCGATGTGCTCACCGGCAAGCCCAATTACCCTGAAGGCAGGTATTACCAGGGTTACGGTTTCTTCGGTATCAATCGTGAACAGTGGCAGGGCGTGAATATCTTTCGCCTGCCGCTGGCCGCGCGCGGTCGCGCCAATGCCATACGCCTGATCATCAACTACCTGTCGTTCGTGGTGTCGGGCCTGTTGCTCGGGCCCTGGGCGTTGCGTGGTCGTCGCCATGATTGCGTGCTGGTGTTCGCCAACTCACCGCTGCTGAAAGCCATTCCCGCCATATTCGTCAGCTGGATCAAGCGCGCGCCGCTGTTGATCTGGGTGCAGGACCTGTGGCCGGAAAGTCTCACCGCCACCGGTCACGTGAATAACTCGCTGGTCATGTCACTGGTCAGAAAGGTGGTGCGTTTTATTTACCGTCACGCCGACATGTTGTTGGTGCAGTCGCATGCGTTTGAGCCATCGATCCGGCAGCTCATGCCCGACGCGGTCATCCGCTATTACCCCAACTCGGTAGACCAGGTGTTCGATACGCCCGAGCACCAGCCGGGGCCGTGCCCGGCGCCAATGGCCGACGGATTCCGCGTCGTCTTTGCCGGCAATATCGGCTCGGCGCAGGCGCCGGACGTGATTGTCGAGGCGGCCGCGGCACTGGCCGATACGCCCGAAATACGCCTGGTGATGATAGGTGACGGCAGCAAGCGTGCATGGATGGAGCAGCAGGCGCAGCAGCGCGGCTTGACCAACCTGGTGTTTCCGGGCAGTTTTCCGCTGGAGCAGGTGCCCGGATTGCTGGCCCATGCCGACGTACTGTTGGCAACACTCAACAAGCAGCCTATCTTTGCCCTGACAATTCCCAGTAAAATCCAGTCCTACATGGCCATGGCCAGGCCGGTCGTGGTCAGTATTGATGGCGAGGGCGCGCGCATCGTCGAGGAAGCCGATTGCGGGCTGGCGGTTCCGGCAGGTGATGGCGCCGCGCTGGCGCAGGCCATTCGCCGGCTTCATGCCACGGACGCCGGGCAGCGCCGGCAGCTGGGGCAAAATGGCCGTCAGTATTACGAAACCCACTTTGGTCGGGAGCATTTAATGCAGGAACTGGTTACTCTCTGTCAGCAGGCCATGAACCGGGACCGGGAGCACAATCAATGA
- a CDS encoding SDR family oxidoreductase: protein MKVLVFGASGMLGNAVMRVLSESADLDVYGSVRSGAAKKYFPEAIAAKLITGVDVENHDSLVNVFAEVKPDIIINCVGLIKQLAHANDPLSAIPINSLLPHRLAKLAKLAGARMIHMSTDCVFTGEKGGYTEDDKSDSTDLYGVSKYLGEVKYDHSITLRTSIIGHELGGGSNGLVGWFLSQQGSCKGFTRAIFSGLPTVVLAQVIRDVVIPRPQMSGLYHVAAAPINKHDLITLVAKQYGKTIDIRPDDKLVIDRSLDASRFNSETGYTPPAWEELVRVMHTYYMKQESNNV, encoded by the coding sequence ATGAAGGTATTGGTATTTGGCGCCAGCGGCATGCTCGGTAATGCCGTCATGCGCGTATTGAGCGAATCCGCGGACCTGGATGTGTATGGCAGCGTGCGCTCCGGCGCGGCGAAGAAATATTTCCCCGAGGCCATTGCCGCAAAACTGATCACCGGCGTCGACGTGGAAAACCACGACAGCCTGGTCAATGTCTTCGCCGAGGTGAAGCCGGACATCATCATCAACTGCGTCGGCCTGATCAAGCAACTGGCCCACGCCAATGACCCGTTGTCAGCAATCCCCATTAACAGCCTGCTGCCACATCGGCTGGCGAAACTGGCGAAACTGGCCGGTGCGCGCATGATTCACATGAGCACCGATTGCGTCTTTACCGGCGAAAAAGGCGGCTATACTGAGGACGACAAATCCGACAGCACGGATTTATACGGCGTATCCAAGTATCTCGGTGAAGTGAAATACGATCACAGCATTACGCTGCGCACGTCCATCATCGGTCACGAGCTGGGTGGCGGCAGTAACGGCCTGGTCGGCTGGTTCCTGTCACAGCAAGGATCGTGCAAGGGGTTTACCCGGGCGATATTTTCCGGCTTGCCAACCGTGGTGCTGGCGCAGGTGATTCGTGACGTGGTAATCCCGCGCCCGCAAATGAGCGGCCTGTATCATGTTGCCGCTGCACCGATCAACAAGCACGACCTGATCACGCTGGTGGCAAAGCAGTACGGCAAGACTATCGATATCAGGCCTGACGACAAGCTGGTCATTGACCGCTCGCTGGATGCCAGCCGGTTCAACAGCGAAACCGGTTATACGCCGCCGGCCTGGGAAGAGCTGGTCAGGGTGATGCATACCTATTATATGAAGCAAGAGAGCAACAATGTTTGA
- a CDS encoding polysaccharide biosynthesis protein, producing the protein MFDDKVLMITGGTGSFGNAVLDRFLSTNVREIRIFSRDEKKQEEMRLGKNHDKLKFYIGDVRNYDSIHQALKGVDYVFHAAALKQVPSCEFYPLEAVNTNILGAENVLNAAVAQDVKRVIVLSTDKAVYPINAMGLSKAMMEKLMVAKSRMFTNTETVMCATRYGNVMASRGSVIPLFISQIQQGKPLTVTDPDMTRFLMSLEDSVDLVLHAYAHAEQGDIFVQKAPASTVGDLAQAMVELFDSKHGVKVIGTRHGEKLYESLVSREEMAHAEDMGRYYRVPADNRDLNYNKYFSDGEKAVSTLDDYTSHNTERLNVEQVKQLLLSLDIIQEALNG; encoded by the coding sequence ATGTTTGATGACAAGGTTTTAATGATTACCGGTGGTACCGGTTCTTTCGGCAACGCCGTGCTGGACCGGTTCCTGTCCACCAACGTGCGCGAGATCCGCATCTTCAGCCGCGATGAAAAGAAGCAGGAAGAAATGCGTCTCGGCAAGAACCATGACAAGCTCAAGTTCTACATCGGTGATGTGCGCAACTACGACAGTATTCACCAGGCCCTGAAGGGCGTCGATTATGTATTCCATGCCGCCGCGCTGAAGCAGGTACCGTCGTGCGAGTTCTACCCGCTTGAAGCGGTCAATACCAACATACTGGGTGCCGAGAACGTGCTGAACGCCGCGGTAGCGCAGGATGTCAAGCGCGTCATTGTGCTGAGTACCGACAAGGCCGTGTACCCGATCAATGCCATGGGCCTGTCGAAGGCAATGATGGAAAAACTCATGGTTGCCAAGTCGCGCATGTTTACCAACACCGAGACCGTCATGTGTGCCACGCGCTACGGCAATGTCATGGCGTCACGCGGTTCGGTAATCCCGTTGTTTATTTCACAGATACAGCAGGGCAAGCCGCTTACCGTTACCGACCCGGACATGACCCGGTTCCTGATGTCACTTGAAGATTCCGTTGACCTGGTGCTGCACGCCTACGCCCATGCCGAGCAGGGCGATATCTTTGTGCAGAAAGCGCCGGCATCAACAGTCGGTGACCTGGCCCAGGCCATGGTGGAACTGTTCGACAGCAAGCATGGTGTCAAGGTCATCGGCACACGTCATGGCGAAAAACTGTACGAATCACTGGTATCACGCGAGGAAATGGCGCATGCAGAAGACATGGGCCGTTATTACCGCGTACCGGCGGATAACCGCGATCTGAACTACAACAAGTATTTCTCTGATGGCGAGAAAGCCGTATCCACCCTTGACGACTACACGTCGCACAATACCGAGCGCCTGAACGTGGAGCAGGTCAAGCAGTTGCTGCTCAGCCTCGATATCATACAGGAAGCACTCAATGGTTAA
- the wecB gene encoding UDP-N-acetylglucosamine 2-epimerase (non-hydrolyzing) produces MVKVMTIVGTRPELIKMSRVIAEFDTHTDHVLVHTGQNYDYELNQVFFDDLGIRKPDHFLEADGKTAAETIANVIAASDRVMEQEQPDAVLLYGDTNSCLSIISAKRRKIPVFHFEAGNRCFDQRVPEEINRKVLDHLADINFVLTEHARRYLIAEGIAANTIIKTGSHMTEVLEYYQDKIDQARPLEPMGLEAGRYFLVSLHREENVDSPHNLRDLVDSLNALAEQYDFPVIVSTHPRTRKRLDQLDSLLASDRIRFMKPFGFCDYIQLQKQAFCVLSDSGTITEETALLGLTAVNVRNAHERPEGPDAGTLIMSGLKKDRILDAVRVTIDMTAQAQNSDPVADYQSRSVSKKVLKAVLSNIDHVNRTVWHKH; encoded by the coding sequence ATGGTTAAGGTCATGACTATCGTCGGCACGCGCCCCGAGCTCATCAAGATGAGCCGGGTCATCGCCGAGTTTGATACGCATACCGATCACGTGCTGGTTCATACCGGCCAGAATTATGATTACGAACTGAACCAGGTGTTCTTCGATGACCTGGGTATCCGCAAGCCGGATCACTTTCTTGAAGCCGATGGCAAAACCGCGGCAGAAACCATCGCCAACGTCATCGCCGCCAGCGACCGGGTAATGGAACAGGAGCAACCCGACGCGGTATTGCTCTACGGTGATACCAACTCCTGCCTGTCGATCATCTCCGCCAAGCGTCGCAAGATTCCCGTGTTTCATTTCGAAGCCGGCAACCGCTGTTTCGACCAGCGCGTGCCCGAAGAAATCAATCGCAAGGTGCTGGACCACCTGGCAGATATCAACTTCGTGCTTACCGAGCATGCGCGGCGCTACCTGATAGCCGAAGGCATTGCCGCCAATACAATTATCAAGACCGGCTCACACATGACCGAGGTGCTGGAGTACTACCAAGACAAGATCGACCAGGCGCGACCGCTGGAGCCCATGGGCCTGGAGGCCGGAAGGTATTTCCTGGTCAGCCTGCATCGCGAGGAAAATGTTGATTCACCTCACAACCTGCGTGACCTGGTGGATTCGCTCAATGCGCTGGCCGAGCAGTATGATTTCCCGGTTATTGTGTCCACGCATCCGCGCACACGCAAACGCCTGGACCAGCTCGACAGCCTGCTTGCCAGTGACAGGATCCGTTTCATGAAGCCGTTCGGTTTCTGTGATTACATCCAGCTGCAGAAACAGGCGTTTTGCGTGTTGTCCGACAGCGGCACCATTACCGAGGAAACTGCGTTACTGGGCCTGACCGCCGTCAACGTGCGTAATGCGCACGAACGCCCGGAAGGGCCGGATGCCGGCACGCTGATTATGAGCGGCCTGAAAAAAGACCGGATTCTTGATGCCGTGCGTGTAACCATCGATATGACTGCCCAGGCCCAGAACAGTGACCCGGTGGCGGATTACCAGAGCCGGTCTGTATCAAAGAAAGTCCTGAAAGCGGTGCTGAGCAATATCGACCATGTCAATCGCACGGTC